The Humulus lupulus chromosome 3, drHumLupu1.1, whole genome shotgun sequence genome window below encodes:
- the LOC133823051 gene encoding zinc-finger homeodomain protein 11-like gives MVQTMDLSPTPTKTTQDTDTETPPPPQATRSLSFSNGPLKLHHRHLNHHAPPPMVVSYRECLKNHAANLGGHALDGCGEFMPCPTAEPSDPTSLKCAACGCHRNFHRRDQPEEPTSKHFLHSFHNGRQFQLHPLRPSSQPRQGRSSSPSLSPSPSSSTGPTPSPQSPPPVSHLPPNSYFASPPQMLLALSTGFSTGPPSDDHHPTHKSFNPTAGVKSSEANYSNAKKRFRTKFNQEQKEKMCLFAEKVGWKMHRSEERLVEEFCKEIGVRRGVLKVWMHNNKHTLGKKDRGLSHSHNLVDEASNGDNTNNEGRVLSFDSNQDNEIVVDQNQNGEDRRANFNFFANGSSSSS, from the coding sequence ATGGTCCAAACCATGGACTTATCCCCTACACCCACCAAGACCACCCAAGATACAGATACAGAAACCCCACCTCCACCTCAGGCAACCAGGTCTTTATCCTTCTCCAATGGCCCTCTTAAACTACACCACCGCCACCTCAACCACCACGCGCCGCCACCTATGGTGGTTTCTTACCGGGAATGCCTCAAGAACCACGCGGCCAACCTAGGCGGCCACGCCCTCGACGGCTGCGGAGAGTTCATGCCCTGCCCCACCGCCGAGCCCTCGGACCCCACTTCACTAAAATGCGCAGCCTGTGGATGCCACCGGAACTTCCACCGCCGAGACCAGCCGGAGGAGCCCACCTCTAAACACTTCCTTCATAGCTTCCACAATGGTCGTCAGTTCCAACTCCACCCACTTCGGCCGTCGTCTCAGCCACGTCAAGGCCGGAGCTCAAGCCCAAGTCTTAGCCCGAGCCCGAGTTCCAGCACAGGCCCAACTCCGAGCCCACAGTCTCCGCCGCCGGTGTCTCACTTACCACCTAACTCTTACTTCGCTTCTCCACCCCAGATGCTTTTAGCTCTCAGTACCGGCTTCTCAACTGGACCGCCGTCCGATGACCATCACCCTACCCACAAGAGTTTCAATCCGACGGCGGGGGTGAAATCTTCGGAGGCTAACTATTCCAACGCAAAGAAGAGATTCAGGACGAAGTTCAATCAAGAGCAGAAAGAAAAGATGTGTTTGTTTGCCGAGAAAGTGGGATGGAAAATGCACAGGAGTGAGGAGAGATTAGTAGAAGAGTTTTGTAAAGAGATTGGAGTTCGTAGAGGAGTTCTTAAAGTTTGGATGCACAACAATAAGCACACGCTGGGAAAGAAAGACAGGGGATTAAGCCACAGTCACAACCTTGTCGATGAAGCTAGTAATGGCGATAATACTAATAATGAAGGTAGAGTACTTAGCTTTGATTCAAATCAGGATAATGAAATCGTTGTTGACCAGAACCAAAATGGTGAAGATAGAAGAGCTAATTTCAATTTTTTCGCTAATgggtcttcttcttcatcatgA